A genomic window from Streptomyces brevispora includes:
- the pstB gene encoding phosphate ABC transporter ATP-binding protein PstB, with translation MAKRIDVSGLSAYYGAHKAIDDISMTVEPRSVTAFIGPSGCGKSTFLRTLNRMHEVTPGGRVEGKVLLDNEDLYDSGVDPVTVRRTVGMVFQRPNPFPTMSIFDNVAAGLRLNGKYRKSALNDIVEKSLRGANLWNEVKDRLNKPGSGLSGGQQQRLCIARAIAVEPEVLLMDEPCSALDPISTLAIEDLIGELKERFTIVIVTHNMQQAARVSDRTAFFNLAAVGMPGKLVEIDETERIFSNPSVQATEDYISGRFG, from the coding sequence ATGGCCAAGCGCATCGACGTCAGCGGCCTGTCGGCCTACTACGGCGCCCACAAGGCGATCGACGACATCTCGATGACGGTGGAGCCCCGCTCCGTGACCGCCTTCATCGGCCCGTCCGGCTGCGGAAAGTCCACCTTCCTGCGCACCCTGAACCGGATGCACGAGGTCACCCCCGGTGGCCGCGTCGAGGGCAAGGTGCTGCTGGACAACGAGGACCTGTACGACTCCGGCGTCGACCCGGTCACCGTGCGCCGCACGGTCGGCATGGTCTTCCAGCGCCCCAACCCGTTCCCGACCATGTCGATCTTCGACAACGTCGCGGCGGGCCTGCGGCTGAACGGCAAGTACCGCAAGAGCGCCCTGAACGACATCGTGGAGAAGTCGCTGCGCGGCGCGAACCTCTGGAACGAGGTCAAGGACCGGCTGAACAAGCCCGGCTCCGGTCTCTCCGGCGGTCAGCAGCAGCGTCTGTGCATCGCCCGCGCCATCGCGGTCGAGCCGGAAGTCCTGCTGATGGACGAGCCGTGCTCCGCCCTCGACCCGATCTCCACCCTCGCCATCGAGGACCTGATCGGCGAGCTGAAGGAGCGCTTCACGATCGTCATCGTGACGCACAACATGCAGCAGGCGGCCCGCGTCTCGGACCGGACGGCGTTCTTCAACCTCGCGGCGGTCGGCATGCCCGGCAAGCTCGTGGAGATCGACGAGACGGAACGCATCTTCTCCAACCCGTCGGTCCAGGCCACGGAGGACTACATCTCCGGCCGCTTCGGCTGA
- the pstA gene encoding phosphate ABC transporter permease PstA, whose translation MSHASTGVQEHPAPTPPPAPGNSLSSGTLPRLAPLGFAAVSIALGVGIGAAAGWHSRVQWGLIAALLFLVISYVATSVVENRRQAKDRLATSLVWVCFLIAVVPLASLLWTTVSRGSGRLDIYFLTHSMAGVLGSEASGGVYHALIGTLEQVGIATVISAPLGLLTAVYLVEYGKGPLARAVTFFVDVMTGIPSIVAGLFILSIMLIAGLEPSGLMGALALTILMIPVVVRSTEEMLKLVPNELREASLALGIPKWRTILKVVLPTAIGGIATGVMLAIARIAGETAPIILLVFGSQLINPNPFEGAQSSLPFYIYEQYKIGESASYDRAWAAALVLIAFVMILNLVARGIARWKAPKTGR comes from the coding sequence ATGAGCCACGCATCCACCGGCGTCCAGGAGCACCCGGCGCCCACACCGCCGCCCGCACCCGGCAACAGCCTGAGCAGCGGCACGCTGCCCCGGCTGGCACCGCTCGGCTTCGCCGCCGTGTCGATCGCCCTGGGCGTCGGCATCGGTGCGGCCGCCGGCTGGCACAGCCGCGTCCAGTGGGGCCTGATCGCCGCGCTGCTCTTCCTGGTGATCTCGTACGTCGCGACGAGCGTCGTGGAGAACCGGCGGCAGGCCAAGGACCGCCTCGCCACCAGCCTCGTGTGGGTGTGCTTCCTGATCGCCGTCGTCCCGCTGGCGTCACTGCTGTGGACGACCGTCAGCCGCGGTTCGGGCCGCCTGGACATCTACTTCCTGACCCACTCGATGGCCGGTGTCCTCGGGTCCGAGGCCAGCGGCGGTGTCTACCACGCGCTGATCGGCACGCTGGAGCAGGTCGGCATCGCCACGGTGATCTCCGCACCGCTCGGTCTGCTCACCGCGGTCTACCTGGTGGAGTACGGCAAGGGCCCGCTCGCCAGGGCCGTCACCTTCTTCGTCGACGTGATGACCGGCATCCCGTCCATCGTGGCCGGTCTGTTCATCCTCTCGATCATGCTGATCGCGGGACTCGAACCCTCCGGACTGATGGGCGCGCTGGCCCTGACGATCCTGATGATCCCGGTCGTGGTGCGCTCCACCGAGGAGATGCTGAAGCTCGTACCGAACGAGCTCCGCGAGGCCTCCCTGGCCCTCGGCATCCCGAAGTGGCGGACCATCCTGAAGGTGGTCCTGCCGACCGCGATCGGCGGCATCGCCACCGGCGTCATGCTCGCCATCGCCCGTATCGCCGGAGAGACCGCACCGATCATCCTGCTGGTCTTCGGCAGTCAGCTGATCAACCCGAACCCCTTCGAAGGCGCCCAGTCCTCACTGCCGTTCTACATCTACGAGCAGTACAAGATCGGCGAGAGCGCGTCCTACGACCGCGCCTGGGCAGCCGCCCTGGTCCTGATCGCCTTCGTCATGATCCTCAATCTGGTGGCCCGCGGCATCGCCCGCTGGAAGGCCCCGAAGACCGGCCGCTGA
- a CDS encoding inorganic phosphate transporter, which translates to MDTFVLVVTIGVALGFTYTNGFHDSANAIATSVSTRALTPRAALAMAAVMNLAGAFLGSGVAKTVSEGLIATPEGDKGMGILFAALVGAIIWNLVTWYFGLPSSSSHALFGGMVGAALAGGTLVHWSGVLDKVVIPMFVSPVVGLVVGYLVMVAIMWMFRKSNPHKAKRGFRIAQTVSAAGMALGHGLQDAQKTMGIVVMALVISGHETYSEPIPVWVKLVCALMLSLGTYAGGWRIMRTLGRKIIELDPPQGFAAETTGASIMFGSAFLFHAPISTTHVITSAIMGVGATKRVNAVRWGVAKNIILGWFITMPAAALVAAASYGVVVLLFG; encoded by the coding sequence GTGGACACCTTTGTACTGGTCGTGACCATCGGCGTCGCGCTCGGCTTCACGTATACGAACGGCTTCCACGACTCGGCGAACGCCATCGCCACCTCGGTCTCCACCCGCGCACTCACCCCGCGTGCGGCACTGGCCATGGCGGCGGTGATGAACCTCGCCGGCGCCTTCCTCGGCAGCGGGGTCGCCAAGACCGTCAGTGAGGGTCTGATCGCGACGCCCGAGGGTGACAAGGGGATGGGAATCCTCTTCGCCGCGCTGGTCGGCGCGATCATCTGGAATCTGGTCACCTGGTACTTCGGTCTGCCGTCCTCGTCCTCCCATGCCCTGTTCGGCGGCATGGTCGGCGCGGCGCTCGCGGGCGGCACGCTGGTGCACTGGAGCGGGGTGCTCGACAAGGTCGTCATCCCGATGTTCGTCTCGCCGGTGGTCGGCCTGGTGGTCGGCTATCTGGTGATGGTCGCCATCATGTGGATGTTCCGGAAGTCCAACCCGCACAAGGCCAAGCGCGGTTTCCGGATCGCGCAGACGGTCTCGGCCGCGGGCATGGCGCTCGGTCACGGTCTGCAGGACGCGCAGAAGACGATGGGCATCGTGGTGATGGCCCTGGTCATCTCCGGCCACGAGACGTACAGCGAGCCGATCCCGGTCTGGGTGAAGCTCGTCTGCGCGCTGATGCTCTCGCTGGGTACCTACGCCGGTGGCTGGCGCATCATGCGGACGCTCGGCCGCAAGATCATCGAGCTGGACCCGCCGCAGGGCTTCGCCGCGGAGACGACGGGGGCGTCGATCATGTTCGGTTCGGCGTTCCTGTTCCACGCGCCGATCTCGACGACGCATGTCATCACCTCGGCGATCATGGGTGTGGGCGCCACGAAGCGGGTGAACGCGGTGCGGTGGGGTGTCGCGAAGAACATCATCCTGGGGTGGTTCATCACGATGCCGGCCGCGGCGCTGGTCGCCGCGGCGAGCTACGGAGTGGTCGTGTTGTTGTTCGGCTGA